The DNA segment GAGGGAAAGGTCTGCAGGAGGGTGTCGCTGCCCCCGCTTACCGGACCGTAGTCGTTCTCGTCCGGATCCTGCCAACTAGCCAGCACCAGGTTGGTGTAGGTTCCGTCGGTGGCGTCCTCCTTCGCCAAGACGGTGATGGAAATCGTCTCGCATTGGCCTGGCTCGATGGCCCCCAGGTCCCAAAGCACGGTTCCGTTCTGAACTGCACCCTCAGGGGAAGAGCTCTGGTAAGTGAAGCACGCGGGCATGGAATCCACGACTTCAACCCCTTCTGCCCTCACACCTCCGACATTGCAAACCTCGATCCCGAAGGCGAGCTCTTCGCCTGGGTAGGCCTGCCCTGCACCTGTCTTGGAAACAGAGAGCTGCGGCCGTGTGAAGATCCTGGTGTCAGCACTCGCGGTAACCGGCCCAAAATGTTCGCCGGCTGCATTCTTCCAGGCAGCGCTGGCCGTATCCCTCAGTTGGGTGTTGTTTTGCGCGTCATCGGCCACCTTCACCGTTACGACGACGGTACGGTCCCCTCCAGGCTCGATAGCCCCCAACTGCCAGGTCACAAAGCCGCCCGAATGGCTGCCCTCGGGGTTCGAGCCCTGGTAGATCAACCCCGAAGGCAGACTATCCATGACCACGACCTCATTGGCAGCCGTACCGCCGATATTGGTCACCGTTATTGTATATTCGATGTTTTGCCCTGGATAGGCCTGGGCCGGACCAGTCTTGTCGATCCCCAGAAGCGGGTGGGTGTAAACGGTGGTCTCAGCCGTCGCCGTCGCTTCGGGTATCGGATTGCCCAGGGGATCCTGACCTGTTGCGGAGAACACATCGGTCAGAACGGATGCGTTGGCCAGATCGCCTGCAATGCGCACCGTCAGCCAGCCCGGCAGGCTCACCCCAGCGCCGATGTCGCCCAGATTCCAGGTCACCGTGTTTGCCACCGCATCATACAGGGCGTTCTGGCTCGAACTGACGAAGCTCACTCCTGGGGGCAGCTGATCGACGAGAACGACGTTTTTCGCCACTGTCCCTCCGATATTGGCGAGCACCCCGGTGTAGGTGATCAAGGAATTCACTTCCGCCTCGGCAGGGCCCGACTTGGTGATTTGAAGCCTGGAAAGCGTGTAGACGACTGTGTCCGCAGTTCCGGCGACTGGCCCGAAACCCTGCTCAGCCGCGTTCTTCCAAACAACGCTGGCCGTGTCTTTGAGCGGCGTGTTGTTCTCGATGTCATCCGCAACCTTCACGGTTACAACGACGATACGCTCCCCTCCGGGCTCGATGGTCTCCAGCTGCCAAATCACCAGACCGTCCGAATGACTGCCCCCGGGGTTCGAGCTTTGGTAGATCAACTCCGCAGGCAGGCTGTCCATAAGGATGACATCATAGGCAGCCGTACCGCCGATGTTGCTCACCTTGATCGTGTAGCTGATGTTTTGCCCTGGGTAGGCCTGCGCCGGACCGGTCTTGTCGACTGCCAGGAATGGGTGTGTGTAGACCGTGGTATCCGTGGAGGCCGTCGCCTCCGGGATGTCGTTTTCCGCGGCGTCTTTGCCCGAGACGGTGAAGGTGTTCGTCAGGAGCGTGGCATTGACCAGCTGATCGGAGATTTTTACGGTCAGCCATCCCTGGATGGAGGTTCCCGCAGGGACTGTGCCGATCTCCCAGGTCACCGTGTTGCTCTCCACATTGTAAACGGCGTTCTGACTGGAACTGACAAAAGTCATCCCCGCAGGGAGCTGATCCACCAGGCGCACGTTGAATGCGTCGCTGCCGCCCACATTGACGAGAATCCCCGTAAAGGTGATCAGGTCTCCCACCACCGCCTCGGCCGGGCCTGATTTCGTGATGGTGAGGATAGGCGCCGTATAAACGATCGTCTCCGCCGTGTCTCCGACAGGGCCGTAGGAATTTTCAAGGCCGTCCTTCCAGCTTGCATTCACCGTATCCCTCAGAGCCGTGCCATTAGGAACATCATCATCGACGGCGACAGTCACGACCACGGTCTTGACACCGCTTGCCTGCATGCCGCCCAGGTCGGTCCAGACGACCTTGCCCGGGGGACCGGCCGTAAAGTTTCCTGCAGGACTCGAACCTACATAAGAAAGCCCTGCCGGGAGCGTATCCTCCAGGGAGACCTGGAAGGCAGGGGAATCCCCGATGTTGCGGATCGTGATGGTGTAGCTGAACTGCTCATCGTGAATCGCCGTCGCCGGGCCTGCCTTCTCGATTGTCAACTGCGGGTGGGTATAGACCATCGTTTCCGCCTCCGCCGAGGCAGGGCCCAGCGGATCCCCGTCGAAGTCCTCCCACCTGACCTCGAAGCGATTTCGCAGCAGGGTTTCATTCAAAACGCCCGGAGCCACCTTCACATCGAGCCAACCCGGTATGGAGGCACCCGGCCCAAGCGTCCCAAGATTCCAAGTAACCGTATTCGCGACGGAATCATACACAGCGCTGTGGCTCGAAGTGACAAAGCTCACACCGTCTGGAAGCGTATCGACCAGGACGACATTGTGGGCCGGGGTCTGTGTGGTATTGGTCAAGGTGCCGGTGTATTGAATAATCGTTCCCGTTCCGGACGGATCGACAACCACCTCCGCCGGTGCCGACTTGGTGATCGTAAGCACCGGCGGCGGAATAACCACAGGGGTCGTTGCCGAAAAACCCTCGGAAATGCCGCCCCCTGCCGTGACCTTTCCGCTGTTTACGACCTCATCGAACCCTTCGATGCCAGACACGGCGACCACGAACCAAATCTCGACGGTCGCTCCGGGCACCAGGTCGCCAATCGAGACATCTACTTCCTCATCTCCCGCCGTGTTTCCTTTGTTCACTGTGCAACTCGGGCATTGGGAAACAGCCACCGAGCCGGTCACCAGGGAGGTGTCGCTGTCAAGCGCATCATCTGTAATCACCACATCGGCCGCAGCGCTCTGGCCCGTATTGCCCACCCTGATGACATAGCGCAGAAGGTCCCCTGGATTGACCTCGCCGTCGTTGTTCAGATCATGATACAGGCTCCAGGTCTTTTCAGCGGTGATGACAGCCGGACCCAACGCCGTAACATCCACAAAGGCGTCATCATCGGCCGTCAGCGTTGCATCGAGGGCCGTCCCCGTCGCAGTGGCTACATTCCGGTTGGGGTTGGTGGTATCCGCTGCTGAGGTTGCCTTTCCTCGAAATGTGAAGGTCTCGGATCCCCCCGGCTCAATCGTCCAGTCCACGAACCACTTGAGCGTGTAACCTGTCGTTATATTTCCACTTATATCGTCGGGCTCCCCGATATTTGCGCTGCAGCTGCCCACCACACACTTCCAACCCGGCGGTAGGACATCCTCGACTTGCTCCAATACAACATCCGACCCTGCATCCCAGGGAACGGAGATGATCACGGTGAATGTCGATTCCCCGTCGACGGCAATCGAACTGGGTGAAGCGCTCTTCTGCACCTCCAGGGCCACGTCGATCCATTCGACGGGCAGCGGCAAAGTCGTGTAGCCCATATCCAAATACGGATTGCCTGTGGCAGCCCTGTCCGGACTTTCCCCCCAGGCAATGGAGACGGGTTTGTTGCTGACGATGTGCATGCCCGTATTGTCGTTGTTGAAAGGCGCGGCGGCCGGCGCGAAGACCTGGTACACTTGAAGCTTGTCAAGGTTGAAGATCAGGTCGAAAACGCCGTCATTGGGTCCGAAATCCACGAAGACCCGGGTGTTGTCTTCGAGGGCGCTGACAAAAACCGGTGATCCGTTGCCCGAGAGGTTGGACGTCCCGGGGGCCCAACTCACATAGTTGTCCGTCCCCAGAAAATTCTCAGGGATGAGGCTGCACCCCCAATCCCACGTGGCGGAGCCGGTGTCGGCCGAGACGATTCCCCAGAAGGTACCGCTGCTGGAACGTAGATGCACCCCCGAGTTTTGCGGCACCAGGCGTCCGGCACCGCTCCTGTAGCTCCGTGTTTCCCCTGCCGGGATTTCGAAGGAACCGGTTCCGGTCCGATCCTCATAATCCACGGTGATAGAAGAGGAGTCACTGGGGTTATAGAGGAAAATATCGGTGTCACCGCTTCGCCAACTGGGGACCGGCGACCAGTAATAGCTCGAACTCCAGAAGGAACTGGGCATCATCGTAAAGCCGCGCATCTCCCACCCGCTGGTGTCGCGGCGTCCTGTCATGAGTTGCACCTGAACCGGCTGGGTGCCACTGACTATCGTGCCGGCGGTCAACACCTGGTGGATGTAAGTCCTGCCCCGGTCGAGCGTGAAATTCGCCAGGAGTGAGCCTGCGGAGTTCCTGATTTCAATGTCGTTGCTGTCGCTTGCCGACATGATCAGGGCGTAGACATAGGTGAAATCCCGATAGCTCTTCGGCGCGGCGGCAAGATCCTGTCCCACCGGGATGACATAGTCCCTTTCCCAGGCTTGCAGGGGATAAATCTCCCAGGCATCGGTAAAAACAGTGCCCTCATCCATGGTCCAGGTGGAAACGACCAGTTGCAGGAGGCTGCCGGAAACGAAGATACGGTCTCCCCCGTCGTAATATTGGTTTGTCCCCCGCGGCACGGGGATGTTGCTGTTTTGAAAATAATGAACATCCCCCTTGTTCAACTGCACTTTTTCATCGTAGTCGG comes from the Desulfatiglans anilini DSM 4660 genome and includes:
- a CDS encoding IPTL-CTERM sorting domain-containing protein, which codes for MGWKCCKGMKFKGFLLILLPIVLIMGYQAAAYALPAGFQEFYLPLPTGDNRSSPPFNGTYSIFNAIEPPIAASRGMHYVVGVTASADNTTVYYDHWENGLGTGTDYDEKVQLNKGDVHYFQNSNIPVPRGTNQYYDGGDRIFVSGSLLQLVVSTWTMDEGTVFTDAWEIYPLQAWERDYVIPVGQDLAAAPKSYRDFTYVYALIMSASDSNDIEIRNSAGSLLANFTLDRGRTYIHQVLTAGTIVSGTQPVQVQLMTGRRDTSGWEMRGFTMMPSSFWSSSYYWSPVPSWRSGDTDIFLYNPSDSSSITVDYEDRTGTGSFEIPAGETRSYRSGAGRLVPQNSGVHLRSSSGTFWGIVSADTGSATWDWGCSLIPENFLGTDNYVSWAPGTSNLSGNGSPVFVSALEDNTRVFVDFGPNDGVFDLIFNLDKLQVYQVFAPAAAPFNNDNTGMHIVSNKPVSIAWGESPDRAATGNPYLDMGYTTLPLPVEWIDVALEVQKSASPSSIAVDGESTFTVIISVPWDAGSDVVLEQVEDVLPPGWKCVVGSCSANIGEPDDISGNITTGYTLKWFVDWTIEPGGSETFTFRGKATSAADTTNPNRNVATATGTALDATLTADDDAFVDVTALGPAVITAEKTWSLYHDLNNDGEVNPGDLLRYVIRVGNTGQSAAADVVITDDALDSDTSLVTGSVAVSQCPSCTVNKGNTAGDEEVDVSIGDLVPGATVEIWFVVAVSGIEGFDEVVNSGKVTAGGGISEGFSATTPVVIPPPVLTITKSAPAEVVVDPSGTGTIIQYTGTLTNTTQTPAHNVVLVDTLPDGVSFVTSSHSAVYDSVANTVTWNLGTLGPGASIPGWLDVKVAPGVLNETLLRNRFEVRWEDFDGDPLGPASAEAETMVYTHPQLTIEKAGPATAIHDEQFSYTITIRNIGDSPAFQVSLEDTLPAGLSYVGSSPAGNFTAGPPGKVVWTDLGGMQASGVKTVVVTVAVDDDVPNGTALRDTVNASWKDGLENSYGPVGDTAETIVYTAPILTITKSGPAEAVVGDLITFTGILVNVGGSDAFNVRLVDQLPAGMTFVSSSQNAVYNVESNTVTWEIGTVPAGTSIQGWLTVKISDQLVNATLLTNTFTVSGKDAAENDIPEATASTDTTVYTHPFLAVDKTGPAQAYPGQNISYTIKVSNIGGTAAYDVILMDSLPAELIYQSSNPGGSHSDGLVIWQLETIEPGGERIVVVTVKVADDIENNTPLKDTASVVWKNAAEQGFGPVAGTADTVVYTLSRLQITKSGPAEAEVNSLITYTGVLANIGGTVAKNVVLVDQLPPGVSFVSSSQNALYDAVANTVTWNLGDIGAGVSLPGWLTVRIAGDLANASVLTDVFSATGQDPLGNPIPEATATAETTVYTHPLLGIDKTGPAQAYPGQNIEYTITVTNIGGTAANEVVVMDSLPSGLIYQGSNPEGSHSGGFVTWQLGAIEPGGDRTVVVTVKVADDAQNNTQLRDTASAAWKNAAGEHFGPVTASADTRIFTRPQLSVSKTGAGQAYPGEELAFGIEVCNVGGVRAEGVEVVDSMPACFTYQSSSPEGAVQNGTVLWDLGAIEPGQCETISITVLAKEDATDGTYTNLVLASWQDPDENDYGPVSGGSDTLLQTFPSLSIQKSGPAVAYTGQIVAYTIEVTNQGGTPAVDVLVSDSLPSGLTYLDSNPAGSHAAGLVTFDLGTIEAGGSRTITLRATVDLDVSDSALLIDTASAGWKNEEGQAFGPATAQAGTRVYLCPDVVFAPSSNSLKSGRVDQHYSQTITAAGGVGPYDIEFAGGEVPDGLAIDIQPGKIILSGIPAAAGTWSFAIIAKDEGFQDGAGCSIIQEYSVTIFEAVKPVPVLSELGMVLAVFLTGVMGFLALRRRKREQHGFSF